From Xiphophorus hellerii strain 12219 chromosome 9, Xiphophorus_hellerii-4.1, whole genome shotgun sequence, a single genomic window includes:
- the LOC116725190 gene encoding complement factor H-like encodes MIPVIKCELNLASIPGTTHDPPYKNMFLPGETVRVTCGEKHWILDTQTTVADVTCGINGDWNTDPICQEVTCPRYIQEPHLYRFVNAWAKNKLGDRVQYGCDYNYDPASSDRTATCTRGGWTPKPLCRGRQCENPNIENSRITSSSRETYSNNHRLTYQCLRGNQESVTITCNRGVWEGIKQCPGKNICE; translated from the exons ATGATTCCAGTAATTAAATGTGAACTGAATCTGGCATCAATCCCTGGGACAACCCACGACCCTCcatacaaaaacatgtttttacctGGAGAAACAGTGAGAGTCACATGTGGGGAGAAACACTGGATTCTGGACACGCAAACAACGGTGGCTGATGTTACATGTGGAATCAATGGAGACTGGAATACGGATCCGATATGCCAAG AGGTTACATGCCCACGATACATACAAGAACCACATTTGTATCGTTTTGTTAACGCTTGGGCCAAAAACAAATTAGGTGACAGAGTACAGTATGGCTGTGACTACAACTACGATCCTGCAAGTTCAGACAGAACAGCGACGTGTACCAGAGGCGGATGGACACCGAAACCACTTTGTCGTG gGAGACAGTGTGAAAACCCTAACATTGAAAACTCCAGAATTACCAGCAGTAGTAGAGAAACTTACTCCAACAATCACCGACTCACATACCAATGTTTGAGAGGGAATCAGGAATCTGTTACCATCACCTGTAATCGAGGAGTCTGGGAAGGGATAAAGCAATGTCCAGGTAAGAACATCTGTGAGtaa